The uncultured Bacteroides sp. genome has a segment encoding these proteins:
- a CDS encoding S41 family peptidase translates to MSTNKSSRFTPIIIAVSIVVGILIGTFYTKHFSGSRLGIINSSSNKLNALLRIIDDQYVDTVNMTDLVENAMPQILAELDPHSKYIPAKDLEAANSELEGSFSGIGIQFRIQNDTIHVNSVIKGGPSEKVGLVPGDQIIKVNDTLFVGKKVTNDVAMSKLKGKKGTEVKLTVKRFGEKKLLSFKIVRGDIPVTSINAAYMINKKIGYVYVNKFGRTTHVELLNALALLSQKDCQGLIIDLRGNTGGFMEAAIRMVNEFLPEGKLIVYTQGRKYPRTEEFANGTGSCQKMPIVILVDEGSASASEIFAGAIQDNDRGMIIGRRSFGKGLVQQPIEFSDGSAIRLTIARYYTPSGRCIQRPYVNGNDEDYEMDWLTRYDHGEFFSKDSIKLDKKLRYSTGLGRPVYGGGGIMPDIFVPQDTIGATSYYTSVMSKGLDIMFGFKYTDQNRSKLKHFKDGNSLANYLRTQNLVEQFVGFAEENGIKRRNLLVQISHKLIEKRIYGRIIDSMLGQEEYIKYINQTDNTVLKAIEVLLNGQAFPTAPVRPKALKKR, encoded by the coding sequence ATGAGTACAAATAAATCTTCACGCTTTACACCCATCATTATTGCGGTAAGTATTGTGGTCGGAATATTAATCGGTACATTTTACACCAAGCACTTTTCTGGTAGCAGATTGGGTATAATAAACAGTTCATCCAATAAATTGAATGCACTGCTCCGCATTATTGACGATCAGTATGTGGACACAGTCAACATGACAGATTTGGTAGAGAATGCCATGCCCCAGATATTAGCAGAATTAGATCCTCACTCTAAATATATCCCGGCGAAGGATCTGGAAGCTGCAAACTCAGAACTTGAAGGTAGCTTCAGTGGTATTGGTATTCAATTCCGTATTCAGAATGACACTATCCATGTAAACAGTGTAATTAAAGGTGGCCCTTCAGAAAAAGTAGGTTTAGTGCCTGGTGATCAGATTATCAAAGTAAACGACACCCTTTTTGTTGGTAAAAAAGTTACGAATGACGTAGCAATGAGCAAACTTAAAGGAAAGAAGGGAACAGAAGTAAAACTGACCGTGAAACGTTTCGGCGAAAAGAAACTGCTTTCGTTCAAAATCGTACGTGGAGATATTCCTGTAACCAGTATTAATGCGGCATATATGATCAATAAAAAAATTGGATATGTTTACGTTAACAAATTTGGCCGCACAACGCATGTTGAATTATTGAATGCTTTGGCCTTACTAAGCCAGAAAGATTGTCAAGGACTCATTATTGACCTGCGTGGAAATACAGGTGGATTTATGGAAGCTGCTATCAGAATGGTTAATGAATTCTTGCCTGAAGGAAAACTGATTGTGTACACACAGGGAAGAAAGTATCCACGAACAGAAGAGTTTGCCAATGGAACAGGTAGTTGCCAAAAAATGCCAATTGTAATTTTGGTAGATGAAGGTTCAGCTTCTGCCAGTGAAATCTTTGCAGGAGCCATTCAAGATAATGACCGGGGTATGATTATCGGACGTCGTTCTTTTGGTAAAGGGTTAGTGCAACAGCCTATAGAATTTAGTGATGGTTCGGCCATTCGCCTTACTATTGCACGTTATTATACTCCTTCTGGAAGATGTATTCAGCGTCCTTATGTTAACGGAAACGATGAAGATTATGAAATGGACTGGCTTACCCGATATGATCATGGGGAATTTTTCTCTAAAGACAGTATCAAACTAGATAAAAAGCTGCGCTATTCAACAGGATTAGGAAGACCCGTTTACGGCGGAGGAGGTATCATGCCGGATATATTTGTTCCTCAGGACACAATTGGAGCTACATCTTATTACACTTCAGTGATGAGTAAAGGTCTGGATATTATGTTTGGGTTTAAATACACTGATCAGAACAGAAGTAAACTTAAACATTTTAAGGACGGTAATTCTCTTGCTAACTATCTGAGGACTCAGAATTTAGTAGAGCAATTTGTAGGATTTGCAGAAGAAAATGGAATTAAAAGAAGAAACCTACTGGTCCAGATATCACATAAGTTAATAGAAAAAAGAATATATGGACGTATCATTGATAGCATGCTGGGACAAGAAGAGTATATTAAATATATAAATCAAACAGACAATACAGTTTTGAAGGCTATTGAAGTGCTGCTAAATGGGCAAGCATTTCCTACCGCACCGGTGAGGCCTAAAGCATTAAAGAAAAGATAA
- a CDS encoding sulfatase-like hydrolase/transferase, with translation MKERFFLLLKIYALFILLFVIQKPLFMFYYHDLYHGCSVVDYLSVMWHGLPLDACISGYLTILPGLFLIVSLWLNSSITKWMFKIYYGIVAVVMGLIFVSDLVLYKYWGFRLDSTPLFYLKTPKDAFASADLITILLALVAVIVVISVLFFLFYYILFRSEKKIKKPFYRKRTSLVLLLVTGLLFIPIRGGFSVSTMNVGWAYYSDKIELNHAAINPCFSLMESLSREQDFEDQYRFMKTNEAAAEFAKMKDRVQTDSIPSLFTTKRPNVIFIVLESFMSKIVQPLGGLPDVAPNMDAFCNEGILFTNFYANSFRTDRGLVSILSGYPAQPTTSIMKYPQRSQSLPSISKSLKKAGYNTEHYYGGDANFTNMRSYLLSQGYDQIISDKDFPLSERMSKWGASDQYLFNRASSDLSGVQKEPFFKTIQTSSSHEPFDVPSHKFKDPYLNSVFYADSCLGQFINQYKRTKYWKNTVIVLVPDHAMHYPASITNHQVERFQIPLIIIGGAVKQPLKISTYASQIDIAATVLYQLGLPHKDFIFSKNILNPASPHFGYFTFPNGFGMTTKDNKLIFDCEANKVVLDKGEKKSANLKPAKAYLQSLYDDLSKR, from the coding sequence ATGAAAGAAAGATTTTTTTTATTGCTAAAAATATATGCGCTTTTCATATTATTGTTTGTAATTCAGAAGCCTTTATTTATGTTCTACTATCATGATCTGTATCATGGTTGTTCGGTTGTTGATTATTTGTCGGTTATGTGGCATGGCCTGCCGCTTGATGCTTGTATATCTGGCTATCTGACTATATTACCGGGCCTGTTTCTTATAGTTTCTTTGTGGCTCAATTCTTCCATTACAAAATGGATGTTTAAAATATACTACGGGATCGTTGCTGTAGTAATGGGACTTATTTTTGTATCGGACCTTGTTCTTTATAAATATTGGGGATTCAGGCTTGATTCTACACCCCTTTTTTATTTGAAAACACCGAAGGACGCTTTTGCAAGCGCTGATTTGATCACTATATTATTAGCGTTGGTTGCAGTAATAGTGGTTATCTCTGTTCTCTTTTTTCTTTTTTATTATATTCTTTTTAGATCAGAGAAAAAGATAAAGAAACCATTCTATCGTAAAAGAACATCTCTGGTATTACTACTGGTTACAGGTCTTCTTTTTATTCCAATAAGAGGTGGCTTTTCTGTTTCAACCATGAATGTGGGGTGGGCTTATTACAGTGATAAGATTGAATTGAATCATGCTGCTATTAATCCTTGTTTTAGTTTGATGGAATCACTGTCACGTGAACAAGATTTCGAAGATCAGTACCGTTTCATGAAAACCAATGAAGCAGCTGCAGAGTTTGCTAAAATGAAAGATCGGGTTCAGACAGATAGTATTCCTTCACTTTTTACAACTAAAAGACCGAATGTTATTTTTATTGTTCTGGAAAGCTTTATGTCTAAGATTGTTCAGCCTTTAGGTGGATTACCTGATGTGGCTCCAAATATGGATGCATTTTGTAATGAAGGCATTTTGTTTACGAATTTCTATGCAAATAGTTTCCGGACAGACCGTGGACTAGTTTCAATCCTGAGTGGTTATCCGGCTCAGCCCACAACTTCCATTATGAAATATCCACAACGTAGTCAGTCGCTGCCTTCTATTTCCAAATCGTTGAAAAAGGCAGGATACAACACTGAGCATTATTATGGTGGAGATGCTAATTTTACCAACATGCGTTCTTATTTACTCTCACAAGGATATGACCAGATTATTAGTGATAAGGATTTCCCATTGAGTGAAAGAATGTCTAAATGGGGAGCTTCGGATCAATATTTATTTAACCGTGCCTCTTCAGATCTTTCGGGAGTGCAGAAAGAACCGTTCTTTAAAACCATTCAAACATCTAGTAGTCATGAACCCTTTGATGTTCCATCACATAAATTTAAAGACCCATATCTTAACTCTGTATTTTATGCAGACAGTTGTCTAGGTCAGTTTATTAATCAGTATAAACGAACCAAGTATTGGAAGAATACTGTGATTGTTCTGGTTCCCGATCATGCTATGCATTATCCTGCGTCTATTACTAATCATCAGGTAGAGCGTTTTCAGATACCACTAATCATTATCGGAGGTGCTGTTAAACAGCCTTTGAAGATTAGCACTTATGCATCGCAAATAGATATTGCTGCAACAGTTCTTTATCAGTTGGGATTACCGCATAAAGACTTTATTTTCAGTAAGAACATTTTAAATCCGGCATCGCCACACTTTGGCTATTTTACTTTTCCAAATGGATTTGGTATGACTACTAAAGATAATAAGCTGATTTTTGATTGTGAGGCAAACAAGGTTGTACTTGATAAGGGAGAGAAGAAAAGTGCGAACCTGAAACCTGCAAAAGCCTATTTGCAAAGTCTGTATGATGATTTATCGAAAAGATGA
- a CDS encoding DUF721 domain-containing protein, with the protein MKRNNAVSIGDAIRKFLRDERLESPLNEQRLIDAWEVVLGPGIASYTDGLFIKNQILYVHLTSAALRQELMMGRELLVKNLNRHVGAQVITNIIFR; encoded by the coding sequence ATGAAAAGAAATAATGCTGTATCAATAGGTGACGCTATCCGCAAGTTTTTACGGGATGAGCGTCTTGAATCTCCGCTAAATGAACAGCGGCTGATTGATGCCTGGGAAGTTGTGCTCGGTCCCGGCATAGCATCTTATACTGATGGATTATTTATTAAAAATCAGATTTTGTATGTGCATTTAACTTCGGCAGCTTTGCGTCAGGAGTTAATGATGGGACGTGAATTACTTGTGAAGAATCTGAATAGGCATGTAGGAGCACAGGTTATTACAAATATTATTTTTCGTTGA
- the recF gene encoding DNA replication and repair protein RecF (All proteins in this family for which functions are known are DNA-binding proteins that assist the filamentation of RecA onto DNA for the initiation of recombination or recombinational repair.) has translation MILKHISILNYKNLEQVELDFSLKLNCFFGLNGMGKTNLLDAVYYLSFCKSAGNPIDSQNIRHDQEFFMIQGFYESADGSPEEIYCGQKRHQKKQFKRNKKEYNRLSDHIGFLPLVMVSPSDSELIAGGSEERRRFMDVVISQYDKEYLDALIRYNKALQQRNSLLKNELPVDEELFLVWEEMMAVTGEIVYRKREAFIEEFIPIFQSFYSFISQDQERVGLSYSSHAQGDSLLNVFRDTRPKDKIMGYSLRGIHKDELAMSLGDFAIKREGSQGQNKTYLIALKLAQFDFLKRTGNKTPLLLLDDIFDKLDASRVEQIVKLVTGDNFGQIFITDTNREHLDKILKKMDSDYKMFEVNNGNISDKNNLSE, from the coding sequence ATGATATTAAAACATATATCTATACTTAATTATAAAAATTTGGAGCAAGTAGAGCTGGATTTTTCCCTCAAACTGAATTGCTTTTTTGGCTTGAATGGAATGGGGAAAACAAATCTGCTTGATGCGGTGTACTATCTTTCTTTCTGCAAAAGCGCAGGTAATCCTATTGATTCACAGAATATCCGGCACGATCAGGAATTCTTTATGATTCAGGGCTTTTATGAATCGGCCGACGGATCTCCTGAAGAGATATATTGCGGGCAGAAACGTCATCAGAAGAAACAGTTTAAACGAAACAAAAAGGAGTATAACCGTCTTTCAGATCATATTGGCTTTTTACCGTTAGTGATGGTTTCTCCTTCAGACTCAGAACTTATTGCTGGTGGGAGTGAGGAACGCCGACGTTTTATGGATGTGGTAATTTCTCAATATGATAAAGAATATCTGGATGCTTTAATCAGATATAACAAGGCATTGCAACAACGAAATTCTTTACTTAAAAATGAACTACCTGTTGATGAGGAACTTTTTTTAGTTTGGGAAGAGATGATGGCTGTTACTGGCGAAATTGTATACCGTAAGAGAGAAGCTTTTATAGAGGAGTTTATTCCAATATTTCAGTCCTTTTATTCGTTTATTTCTCAGGATCAGGAACGGGTTGGCTTGTCTTACTCTTCACATGCCCAAGGAGATTCGCTATTGAATGTATTTAGGGATACCCGACCCAAAGATAAAATTATGGGTTATTCGTTGAGAGGTATTCATAAAGATGAATTAGCCATGTCCTTAGGTGATTTTGCAATAAAGCGCGAAGGCTCTCAAGGGCAAAATAAAACTTATTTGATTGCTTTGAAGTTAGCTCAGTTTGATTTTTTGAAACGTACAGGAAATAAAACGCCGTTGCTTTTACTTGATGATATATTTGACAAGCTTGACGCTTCACGCGTGGAACAGATAGTAAAATTAGTGACTGGTGATAACTTTGGGCAAATCTTTATTACCGATACAAACCGCGAACATTTAGATAAGATTCTGAAAAAAATGGATAGTGATTATAAAATGTTTGAAGTTAACAACGGAAATATAAGCGATAAAAACAATCTTTCGGAATGA
- a CDS encoding M3 family metallopeptidase, with the protein MKKLTSTLALFCIMNIAQAQNPFLEKYTTPHGTAPFNKIKTEHFEPALQEGMKKQMAEIYAIVNNPEAPSFKNTIVALDKSGALLNRVQNVFGNLLSAETNDNLQTVAEKMMPLLTEHGNNISLNKKLFERVKAVYSQINKLKLTKEETRLLQKTYDGFVRNGANLEGEAKVKYRALTTELSKLTLQYGQNILKETNNYELVITDKAKLAGLPESILEASALTAKEKGKEGWMFTLNAPSYIPFMTYCENRDLRKELYTAYNTQCTHNNEYNNFANVARLANIRLEIAQLLGYNNYAAYTLKERMAENSDAVYKLLNQLVDAYKPTAEKEVKEVQDLARQTQGPDFQIMPWDWSFYSNKLKDQKFCINDEMLRPYFELSKVKEGVFGLATRLYGITFKKNNEIPVYNPDVDAYEVFDKDGKFLAVLYTDFHPRAGKRAGAWMTEFKAQWKENGKDSRPHVSLVMNFTKPTENKPALLTFSEVETFLHEFGHSLHGMFANTTYESLSGTNVYWDFVELPSQFMENFAIEKEFLNTFAKHYQTGEQLPQELIQRIVDASNFNVGYGCIRQVSLGLLDMAWYTRNTPFDGNVIEYEQQAMAKTKLLPVLDNACMSVQFSHIFAGGYSAGYYSYKWAEVLDADAFSLFKQKGIFNKEIATSFRENILSKGGTEHPMKLYKRFRGQEPTIDALLIRNGIKQ; encoded by the coding sequence ATGAAAAAATTAACATCAACACTTGCATTATTTTGTATTATGAATATAGCCCAAGCTCAGAATCCATTTCTTGAGAAGTATACTACACCTCACGGAACCGCCCCTTTCAACAAAATAAAAACTGAACATTTTGAACCTGCTCTTCAAGAAGGAATGAAAAAACAAATGGCTGAGATTTATGCCATTGTTAACAATCCTGAGGCACCAAGTTTTAAAAATACAATTGTAGCACTTGACAAATCAGGCGCACTACTCAACCGAGTACAAAATGTATTTGGCAATCTACTTAGTGCAGAAACAAATGACAACCTCCAGACAGTAGCAGAAAAGATGATGCCACTTTTAACTGAACACGGAAATAATATCAGCCTGAACAAAAAACTATTCGAAAGAGTTAAGGCTGTTTATAGTCAAATAAACAAATTAAAGCTTACTAAAGAAGAAACCAGGCTATTGCAAAAAACTTATGATGGCTTTGTCCGCAATGGAGCTAATCTGGAAGGTGAAGCAAAAGTCAAATACCGCGCTTTAACTACTGAGCTAAGCAAACTTACCTTGCAGTACGGACAAAACATCCTGAAAGAAACAAATAACTACGAATTAGTTATTACCGATAAAGCAAAACTCGCAGGACTACCTGAAAGTATTCTTGAAGCATCTGCATTAACAGCAAAAGAAAAAGGAAAAGAAGGATGGATGTTTACTTTGAATGCACCAAGTTACATTCCTTTCATGACCTACTGTGAAAACCGCGACCTGAGAAAGGAACTTTATACTGCTTATAACACGCAATGTACTCACAACAATGAGTATAATAATTTTGCGAATGTAGCAAGACTGGCCAATATCCGTTTGGAGATAGCACAACTATTAGGTTATAATAATTATGCAGCATATACTCTTAAGGAAAGAATGGCCGAAAACAGCGATGCCGTATATAAACTTCTAAACCAACTAGTAGATGCATACAAACCTACAGCAGAAAAAGAAGTGAAAGAGGTGCAGGATCTGGCAAGACAAACACAAGGACCCGACTTCCAGATAATGCCTTGGGATTGGAGCTTTTATTCAAATAAACTGAAAGATCAGAAATTCTGTATTAACGATGAAATGCTTAGACCATACTTTGAATTAAGCAAGGTTAAAGAAGGTGTGTTTGGACTGGCTACCAGATTATATGGAATTACATTTAAGAAAAACAATGAAATACCTGTTTATAACCCAGATGTAGATGCTTATGAAGTATTTGATAAAGACGGAAAATTTCTGGCTGTGTTATATACAGACTTTCATCCACGTGCAGGAAAACGTGCCGGTGCATGGATGACAGAATTCAAAGCACAATGGAAGGAAAACGGCAAAGACAGCCGACCACACGTTTCTTTGGTGATGAACTTCACAAAGCCTACTGAAAACAAACCTGCTTTACTTACTTTTAGTGAAGTTGAGACTTTCTTGCACGAGTTTGGTCATTCACTTCACGGTATGTTTGCCAACACAACTTATGAAAGTCTGAGCGGTACAAATGTTTACTGGGATTTTGTAGAATTGCCATCACAGTTTATGGAAAACTTTGCCATTGAAAAAGAATTTCTGAATACATTTGCCAAACATTATCAAACAGGCGAACAATTGCCTCAGGAATTAATTCAACGTATTGTTGATGCATCCAACTTTAATGTAGGTTATGGCTGCATTCGCCAGGTAAGCTTAGGGCTACTGGATATGGCATGGTATACAAGAAACACTCCTTTTGATGGAAATGTGATTGAATACGAGCAACAGGCAATGGCCAAAACCAAATTACTTCCGGTATTGGATAATGCATGTATGAGTGTACAATTCTCACATATTTTTGCCGGAGGATATTCTGCAGGTTATTATAGTTACAAATGGGCTGAAGTTCTTGATGCTGATGCATTCTCACTCTTTAAACAAAAGGGTATTTTCAATAAAGAGATAGCTACTTCATTCCGCGAAAACATTCTTTCAAAAGGAGGTACAGAGCACCCAATGAAATTATATAAACGTTTCCGTGGACAAGAGCCAACCATTGATGCTTTATTAATTAGAAACGGAATTAAACAATAA
- a CDS encoding 5-formyltetrahydrofolate cyclo-ligase, protein MNYSRKQQLRKIIAERKRLLTENQFIDLSEKLFFHLESLPTFQKAKIILLYHSLKDEVRTHSFIEKWKEEKTILLPVVEGENLKLRIHKDSSSLRTGAYGIEEPTGKLFTEYDKIDMAIIPGISFDAHGNRLGRGKGYYDRLLPDIKAYKIGICFAFQVSEDIPTEPHDTKMDLVITENGALNEK, encoded by the coding sequence ATGAATTATTCCAGGAAACAACAATTACGAAAAATAATAGCAGAAAGGAAAAGATTGCTGACAGAAAATCAATTTATTGATCTTTCAGAAAAATTATTTTTCCATCTGGAATCTCTTCCAACTTTCCAAAAGGCTAAAATTATTCTGCTATATCATTCATTAAAAGATGAGGTAAGAACTCATTCTTTTATTGAAAAATGGAAAGAAGAAAAAACAATCCTTTTACCTGTTGTTGAAGGTGAGAATCTGAAACTCAGAATACACAAAGACTCTTCCAGTTTAAGAACCGGAGCATACGGCATTGAAGAGCCAACAGGCAAATTATTTACTGAGTATGATAAAATAGATATGGCTATCATTCCCGGAATCTCATTCGATGCACATGGCAATAGACTAGGAAGAGGGAAAGGATATTACGACCGCTTGCTTCCTGACATTAAAGCATATAAGATAGGTATTTGTTTTGCCTTTCAGGTTTCTGAGGATATTCCAACCGAACCCCATGATACAAAAATGGATTTAGTAATAACTGAAAACGGAGCTCTCAACGAAAAATAA
- a CDS encoding dCMP deaminase family protein encodes MNATNKKQQELDKRYIRMANIWAENSYCIRRQVGALIVKDKMIISDGYNGTPSGFENICEDEQNLTKPYVLHAEANAITKIARSYNSSDGATMYVTASPCIECAKLIIQAGIKRVVYSEKYRLEDGINLLKRANIEVAYLDLAEENQI; translated from the coding sequence ATGAATGCTACAAATAAAAAACAACAGGAACTGGATAAACGTTATATACGCATGGCTAATATATGGGCTGAAAATTCGTATTGTATCCGACGTCAGGTTGGAGCATTGATTGTGAAAGATAAGATGATTATTTCTGACGGATATAATGGAACACCTTCCGGGTTCGAGAATATTTGCGAAGATGAACAGAATTTGACTAAACCATACGTTTTGCATGCAGAAGCAAATGCTATCACAAAAATTGCCCGTTCATACAATAGTAGTGATGGGGCAACTATGTATGTAACCGCTTCGCCATGTATAGAGTGTGCAAAACTGATTATTCAGGCAGGTATAAAACGGGTGGTTTATTCTGAAAAATATCGTTTGGAAGATGGGATCAATTTATTAAAACGTGCTAATATAGAGGTCGCTTACTTAGACCTTGCCGAAGAGAACCAAATATAA
- a CDS encoding DUF4847 family protein: MKTKILFLLLSVLPFISGCNNTEDVKTLLVGKTWRLSSFMYNDNVITDRYPTANNVLEKNPNGFYLKFNENNKFYGQAINCSFEGTWSANGKSNDLSMNITSSVGSDDSQLIASDFVKAVKNAYSYKADDNILSIYYTYNGRNEHMVLYVK, translated from the coding sequence ATGAAAACAAAAATTCTATTTCTTCTGTTATCAGTTCTTCCTTTCATAAGCGGATGTAACAATACTGAAGATGTTAAAACCTTGCTTGTTGGTAAAACCTGGCGTCTGAGTAGTTTTATGTATAATGATAATGTCATTACAGACCGGTATCCTACTGCGAATAATGTATTAGAAAAAAATCCAAATGGGTTTTATCTTAAATTCAACGAGAATAATAAGTTTTACGGCCAGGCCATTAACTGCTCTTTCGAGGGAACATGGAGTGCCAATGGAAAATCGAATGATCTTTCAATGAATATAACTAGTTCAGTAGGATCTGACGACTCACAACTTATTGCCAGTGACTTTGTAAAAGCGGTAAAAAACGCTTATTCTTATAAAGCTGATGACAATATTCTCTCTATCTATTATACATATAATGGTAGAAATGAGCATATGGTTTTATATGTAAAATAA